In one Hyphomicrobium sp. 99 genomic region, the following are encoded:
- a CDS encoding L,D-transpeptidase family protein: MRRSNKFKGRVSPALRSIATSALVLSMFVGPSAVDAKSRSGVLKSLKAPVEGATNAAPTSPLLLVVSINQQKIRVYDANGEITSSRVSTGRPGFDTPTGVFSILEKNVYHTSNIYSGASMPYQERITWSGVALHAGVVPGFRASHGCVRLPFAFSKKLYGLTKIGSRVVVTTEEVEPIAFDSPKLFKPLPADEVSALKSNQSKPALIAVNSNLADDRSTSDAPQELPLFIGVSPALVRAVADMPRDPQRRPTTRAEADQIIQEKLDRARASLKTAQATLTAAQEKVAVTAKDFDSTNQRYEVARRSVAPIREALAAAEARQLDAMKAFEAYMSGGAPKPQLVADLRSSDSDTDSAQDRESVLENALLDLTIEADRARAQAAQTEMSFAEVQAAYSAAQTARDRAAEALRDAQTDLSSAQASLTDANKEMRLRSKPISVLVSLRAQRLYIRQGFDPLLEAPIEVAPLPHKVGTHVFTAMRYGSDPNTFDWRLVSAQTPLPGQSFDEGKKKRARTALALGRALNVQMATEALNAFTIPDDILQTITELARPGSSLIVSDRELPLNENGGGTEFVVLTR, from the coding sequence GTGCGTCGTTCGAACAAGTTCAAAGGCAGAGTTTCGCCGGCGTTGCGTTCGATCGCGACTAGCGCTCTCGTATTAAGCATGTTTGTCGGCCCGTCTGCCGTCGATGCAAAATCCAGATCCGGCGTTCTGAAATCTCTGAAAGCACCCGTCGAGGGCGCGACCAACGCAGCACCGACGTCTCCACTTCTGCTCGTCGTTTCGATCAACCAGCAAAAGATCCGTGTTTACGATGCGAACGGCGAAATCACGTCGTCTCGTGTCTCGACCGGCCGTCCCGGTTTCGATACGCCGACTGGCGTTTTCTCGATCCTTGAGAAGAACGTCTATCACACGAGCAACATCTACTCCGGCGCGTCGATGCCTTATCAGGAGCGCATCACGTGGTCGGGCGTCGCGCTTCATGCGGGCGTCGTTCCGGGCTTTCGCGCCTCACACGGCTGCGTTCGCCTTCCCTTCGCTTTCTCAAAAAAACTTTACGGGCTGACCAAGATCGGCAGCCGTGTCGTCGTCACGACCGAGGAAGTCGAGCCGATCGCGTTCGATAGTCCGAAACTGTTCAAGCCTCTTCCAGCGGACGAAGTTTCGGCGCTGAAATCCAACCAGTCCAAGCCCGCGCTGATCGCCGTCAACAGCAACCTCGCGGATGACCGCTCAACCTCGGACGCTCCGCAGGAATTGCCGCTGTTCATCGGCGTTTCGCCTGCACTCGTCAGAGCCGTTGCCGACATGCCGCGCGATCCTCAGCGCCGCCCGACAACGCGCGCCGAAGCCGATCAGATCATCCAGGAAAAGCTCGATCGCGCTCGCGCGTCGCTCAAGACCGCGCAGGCGACGCTTACCGCCGCTCAGGAGAAGGTGGCCGTAACGGCAAAGGACTTCGATAGCACGAACCAACGCTATGAAGTGGCGCGGCGTTCGGTGGCGCCGATCAGGGAAGCTCTCGCGGCTGCGGAAGCGCGGCAGCTGGATGCCATGAAGGCGTTCGAGGCCTATATGTCGGGCGGAGCGCCGAAGCCGCAACTGGTGGCCGATCTCAGATCATCCGATAGCGACACAGACAGCGCCCAAGATCGCGAAAGCGTGCTCGAAAACGCATTGCTCGACTTGACCATCGAAGCCGATAGGGCTCGCGCACAAGCGGCGCAGACCGAGATGAGCTTCGCTGAGGTTCAGGCGGCATATTCAGCTGCTCAGACGGCGCGCGACAGAGCGGCGGAAGCTCTGCGCGATGCGCAAACGGATCTTTCCTCAGCGCAGGCCTCGCTGACAGACGCCAACAAGGAAATGCGGCTCAGATCGAAGCCGATTTCCGTTCTCGTCAGTCTGCGTGCCCAGCGGCTCTATATTCGCCAAGGGTTCGATCCGCTTCTCGAGGCGCCGATTGAAGTCGCGCCATTGCCGCACAAGGTCGGGACGCACGTTTTCACGGCCATGCGGTATGGCTCAGACCCCAATACCTTCGATTGGAGGCTCGTCAGCGCGCAGACGCCGCTTCCGGGACAGTCGTTCGACGAGGGGAAGAAGAAGCGGGCCAGAACGGCGTTGGCGCTAGGGCGTGCCCTCAACGTTCAGATGGCGACGGAAGCGCTCAACGCCTTTACCATCCCGGATGACATCCTTCAGACGATTACGGAACTGGCACGGCCCGGTTCGTCGCTGATCGTTTCCGACCGCGAGCTGCCGCTCAACGAGAACGGCGGCGGTACGGAATTCGTCGTCCTGACGCGATAA
- the panB gene encoding 3-methyl-2-oxobutanoate hydroxymethyltransferase, which translates to MSIHVKRRRLMAPDITAQKGGEPIVALTAYHAHTAAIADNHCDFLLVGDSLGMVMHGYETTVPVPLELMIMHGKAVVRGSKRALVVVDMPFGTYEESPSIAFRNAAKVMKETDCGAVKLEGGRRMAETIRYLVDRGIPVMAHIGLTPQSVNVLGGFKTQGRTIDQWHAIEEDARLVAEAGAFAVVLEAMTAPLAERITNAIPIPTVGIGASAGCDGQILVMEDMLGLSPHVPKFVKQFGAIGAAIDSAIASYAEAVRGRTFPGQEHTYNMKSDDAEAPLATARATKKPKTTST; encoded by the coding sequence ATGTCTATTCACGTCAAGCGCCGCCGGCTCATGGCGCCCGACATCACCGCCCAGAAAGGCGGCGAGCCCATCGTTGCGCTCACGGCTTATCACGCACACACCGCAGCGATCGCGGACAACCACTGCGATTTTCTGCTCGTCGGCGACAGCCTCGGCATGGTGATGCACGGCTATGAAACGACGGTGCCCGTGCCGCTCGAATTGATGATCATGCACGGGAAGGCAGTTGTGCGCGGCTCGAAAAGGGCTCTCGTCGTCGTCGATATGCCGTTCGGCACTTACGAGGAAAGTCCCTCCATCGCCTTTCGCAACGCTGCGAAAGTGATGAAGGAAACCGATTGCGGCGCCGTGAAGCTCGAAGGCGGCCGCCGCATGGCGGAAACAATCCGCTACCTCGTCGATCGAGGCATTCCGGTGATGGCGCATATTGGCCTCACGCCCCAGTCAGTGAACGTGCTGGGCGGATTCAAGACGCAAGGCCGCACGATCGATCAGTGGCATGCGATCGAAGAGGACGCGCGCCTCGTCGCCGAAGCTGGAGCATTCGCAGTCGTTCTCGAAGCGATGACCGCGCCACTCGCCGAACGCATTACCAATGCCATCCCCATTCCGACTGTCGGGATCGGTGCGTCAGCCGGTTGCGACGGCCAGATCCTTGTCATGGAGGATATGCTGGGTCTGTCGCCGCACGTCCCGAAATTCGTGAAGCAGTTCGGCGCGATCGGAGCGGCCATCGATAGCGCCATCGCGTCCTACGCTGAGGCGGTCCGCGGCCGGACGTTCCCCGGGCAAGAGCATACATACAATATGAAGAGCGACGATGCCGAAGCGCCGCTCGCCACCGCCCGAGCCACGAAAAAGCCCAAGACCACGAGCACTTAG
- a CDS encoding tetratricopeptide repeat protein has translation MADDNDSLLREVQEELRREQMQKIWQRYNGLIVGAAALIILGVAGYQFLEKRRITAAEKGGADFTAAESLSDQKKKDEAEKAFKAIADSGPAGYAALAKLHLAGDQVKEGKSADAVATYDSLAKQPGVDDLLKNFAQLQAASLRAADADYQEIQNRLTPLIGEDAPFDKSARELLGIAAFKAKKFDEARKYLEPLLLDPNASDALQERVKVIMSSIAADQVAANAPPAATPPQATAAEPAKPAEPAKTEAGADKK, from the coding sequence ATGGCCGACGATAATGACAGTCTGCTCCGCGAGGTCCAGGAGGAACTCCGCCGCGAGCAGATGCAGAAAATCTGGCAGCGCTATAATGGCCTGATTGTGGGCGCTGCGGCGCTCATTATTCTCGGCGTGGCAGGCTATCAATTCCTCGAGAAGCGTCGCATTACGGCCGCCGAGAAGGGCGGAGCCGATTTCACGGCCGCCGAGAGCCTCAGCGATCAGAAAAAGAAAGACGAGGCGGAGAAGGCCTTCAAGGCGATCGCTGATAGCGGTCCCGCAGGTTACGCCGCGCTCGCCAAGTTGCACCTCGCCGGCGACCAGGTGAAAGAAGGCAAGTCGGCGGATGCAGTTGCAACCTATGACTCGCTCGCGAAGCAGCCAGGCGTCGATGATCTGTTGAAAAACTTCGCCCAGCTGCAAGCCGCATCCCTACGGGCGGCAGATGCGGACTATCAGGAAATCCAGAATCGCCTGACACCTCTGATTGGCGAGGATGCGCCGTTCGATAAGAGTGCGCGTGAATTGCTCGGCATCGCAGCGTTCAAGGCAAAAAAGTTCGACGAGGCGCGCAAGTATCTTGAGCCTCTGCTTCTCGATCCCAATGCCTCGGATGCTCTGCAGGAGCGTGTTAAAGTCATAATGTCCAGCATAGCTGCCGACCAAGTCGCAGCGAACGCGCCGCCGGCCGCAACGCCACCGCAGGCGACGGCGGCAGAGCCTGCGAAACCGGCCGAGCCGGCGAAGACGGAAGCGGGCGCCGACAAAAAGTAG
- a CDS encoding PQQ-binding-like beta-propeller repeat protein, with translation MRFGASSLLAIAATLLLGGCAGDGPSLPKLSDLNPFKEKQTPLPGRRIPIVETTESISANLADANAPVIIPTARANDSWSQPGGDPGNAPGNLALNGPLHQTWSASAGQGTSKTGRVTASPIVYDGRIYTLDAAANVAAFSLTGSSVFTISTRPDTTVGLGGYGGGLAAENGRLYIANGYGVVAALDPASGKAIWTKNLEVPVRAAPTASGDRLYVITVDGKFYCLNGVDGAEIWSARGLPQSASLMTSSSPAVDQDVVVVPYPSGDIMAFKLTDGSTVWTENLSRTRQTSQIASMSDVARPAIDNGTVFAIGHAGRMIAARAKTGDRLWSANIPGSEPPWVAGDAVYVVDTGGRLMALNRNDGKTRWTAQLPAAKSYSGPVMAAGTLWLVSSKGDIVSVDAATGKIGGQMSVGDTVYIPPIVAQGKMFVLTDSAKLIALN, from the coding sequence ATGCGTTTCGGTGCGTCGTCGCTTTTGGCGATCGCTGCTACGCTGTTGCTCGGCGGTTGCGCCGGTGACGGTCCGTCACTGCCGAAGTTGAGCGATCTCAACCCGTTCAAGGAAAAGCAAACGCCGTTGCCCGGCCGCCGCATTCCGATCGTCGAGACGACGGAAAGCATCTCCGCCAATCTGGCCGACGCAAATGCGCCGGTGATTATCCCAACAGCGCGCGCGAACGATTCATGGTCGCAGCCCGGCGGCGACCCCGGTAACGCACCCGGCAATCTCGCCCTGAATGGGCCGCTGCATCAGACGTGGAGCGCGAGCGCCGGCCAAGGAACTTCCAAAACCGGTCGTGTGACGGCTAGCCCGATCGTATACGACGGGCGCATCTACACGCTCGATGCGGCAGCAAATGTAGCGGCCTTCTCGCTCACCGGCTCGAGCGTCTTCACCATCTCGACGAGGCCCGACACGACTGTCGGCCTTGGCGGCTACGGTGGTGGTCTGGCCGCCGAGAACGGCCGCCTTTATATCGCAAACGGCTATGGCGTCGTCGCCGCTCTCGACCCCGCATCGGGCAAAGCAATTTGGACCAAGAACCTCGAGGTCCCCGTGCGCGCCGCTCCGACCGCATCCGGCGACCGGCTCTACGTCATCACGGTGGATGGTAAGTTCTATTGCTTGAACGGAGTTGACGGAGCCGAGATCTGGTCCGCCCGCGGACTGCCGCAAAGCGCCAGCCTGATGACCTCATCAAGCCCTGCCGTTGACCAGGATGTCGTCGTCGTGCCGTACCCTTCGGGGGACATCATGGCGTTCAAATTGACCGACGGCTCGACCGTTTGGACCGAAAACCTCTCTCGCACCCGTCAGACCTCGCAAATTGCCTCGATGAGCGATGTCGCACGGCCCGCGATTGATAATGGGACAGTGTTCGCCATCGGCCACGCCGGCCGCATGATCGCCGCCCGCGCCAAGACCGGCGACCGGTTGTGGTCCGCAAACATTCCGGGCTCCGAACCGCCGTGGGTCGCAGGCGACGCCGTTTACGTCGTTGACACGGGTGGACGCCTCATGGCGCTGAACCGCAACGATGGGAAAACGCGTTGGACGGCGCAGTTGCCTGCGGCAAAGAGTTATTCCGGCCCCGTTATGGCCGCTGGAACCCTGTGGCTCGTGTCGAGCAAGGGCGATATCGTGAGCGTTGACGCAGCAACCGGCAAGATTGGCGGCCAGATGAGCGTCGGCGACACGGTTTATATTCCGCCAATTGTGGCGCAGGGCAAAATGTTCGTTTTGACCGACTCGGCAAAACTCATCGCCCTCAACTGA
- the der gene encoding ribosome biogenesis GTPase Der encodes MNLPNHIPVVAIVGRPNVGKSTLFNRLTGTRAALVSDLPGLTRDRREGTADLFGAEIRLVDTAGLEEAQRGSIADRMRKQSEQAITSADLILFVIDARAGVTGSDKEFARIARQSGKPVVLVANKAEGHKGTDGVLDAFSLGLGSPIAISAEHGEGIGDLADDVLAALGLKAAPTTRKRRSNDAEVTSEKPEAKPEREKRIRVAIVGRPNAGKSTLVNALLGEDRMITGPEPGLTRDSVSSDFEYKGQAIRLFDTAGLRRKAKITETAEKLSASDAVRAIRFAEVVVLLIDAERPFEHQDLTIGHRVTEEGRALVVAINKWDLVPEKQKTLRELKARVAESLAQVPGVPLIAISARSESGLDHLMSAIAKTYETWNRRVSTPQLNRWLEGALSRHSPPAVHGRRIKIRYVTQPSTRPPTFVAFSQRAEALPQSYVKYLTNSLRETFDLPGVPIRFSLRSGDNPFAPTKR; translated from the coding sequence TTGAATCTCCCTAATCACATTCCTGTCGTCGCGATCGTAGGCCGTCCCAACGTTGGCAAGTCGACCCTGTTCAACCGCCTGACCGGGACGCGCGCGGCGCTGGTCTCCGATCTGCCGGGCTTGACGCGCGACCGCCGTGAGGGCACCGCGGACCTCTTCGGCGCAGAAATTCGCCTCGTCGACACCGCAGGTCTCGAAGAGGCGCAACGCGGTTCGATCGCGGACCGCATGCGCAAGCAATCCGAGCAGGCGATCACCTCGGCGGATCTCATCCTTTTCGTCATCGATGCGCGCGCCGGCGTCACCGGCTCGGATAAGGAATTTGCCCGCATCGCCCGCCAGTCGGGGAAGCCGGTCGTCCTGGTTGCGAACAAGGCTGAAGGTCATAAGGGCACCGACGGCGTGCTCGATGCTTTCTCACTCGGGCTCGGCTCACCGATCGCTATCTCGGCGGAGCACGGCGAAGGCATCGGCGACCTCGCTGACGACGTTCTGGCCGCGCTCGGACTGAAGGCCGCGCCAACGACCAGGAAGCGCCGATCCAACGACGCTGAAGTGACCAGCGAAAAGCCCGAAGCAAAGCCGGAGCGCGAGAAGCGCATCCGCGTCGCAATCGTTGGCCGTCCGAACGCCGGCAAGTCGACGCTCGTGAACGCCTTGCTCGGCGAGGACCGGATGATAACGGGGCCGGAGCCAGGACTGACGCGCGACAGCGTCTCGAGCGACTTCGAATACAAAGGTCAGGCGATCCGGCTTTTCGATACCGCCGGACTTCGCCGCAAAGCCAAGATCACCGAGACCGCGGAGAAGCTGTCGGCGAGCGATGCAGTGCGCGCTATCCGCTTCGCCGAGGTCGTCGTGCTGCTGATCGATGCCGAACGGCCCTTCGAGCACCAGGATCTGACGATCGGCCACCGCGTCACCGAAGAAGGCCGCGCCCTCGTCGTTGCGATCAACAAGTGGGATCTCGTCCCCGAAAAGCAGAAGACGTTGCGCGAACTCAAGGCCCGCGTCGCCGAGAGTCTGGCACAGGTTCCAGGCGTTCCGCTCATCGCGATATCGGCGCGGTCGGAGAGCGGACTGGATCATCTGATGTCGGCTATCGCGAAAACCTATGAGACCTGGAATCGCCGCGTTTCGACGCCGCAGCTCAACCGCTGGCTTGAAGGCGCTCTGAGCCGTCACTCGCCGCCGGCAGTCCATGGACGCCGCATCAAGATCCGCTACGTCACGCAACCTTCAACCCGTCCCCCGACGTTCGTTGCGTTCTCACAGCGCGCGGAGGCGTTGCCTCAGTCCTATGTGAAGTACCTGACGAACTCTCTGCGCGAGACCTTCGATCTTCCCGGCGTTCCGATTCGCTTCAGTCTCCGCTCGGGCGACAATCCGTTCGCGCCGACGAAGCGGTAA
- a CDS encoding DNA polymerase III subunit chi encodes MDVFFYHLEQQTLERVLPSLLEKTLARGWRAVVQVGNEERLEALDQALWTYADDSFLPHGTARIGHASEQPVYLTLTDETPNGAGVRFLVDGAEAREFKGAERFVYVFDGHDPDAVATARAQWKAAKAAGCAVTYWQQSQTGRWEQKA; translated from the coding sequence ATGGACGTTTTCTTCTACCATCTCGAGCAGCAAACTCTGGAGCGCGTTCTGCCGAGCCTCCTCGAGAAGACTCTCGCGCGCGGTTGGCGCGCGGTAGTCCAAGTCGGGAATGAGGAACGGCTGGAAGCGCTCGATCAAGCGTTGTGGACCTACGCCGACGACAGCTTTCTGCCGCACGGGACCGCCCGCATAGGCCATGCGAGTGAGCAGCCGGTTTATTTGACGCTGACCGACGAGACACCGAACGGCGCCGGCGTGCGATTTCTCGTCGATGGCGCCGAAGCGCGCGAGTTCAAGGGAGCCGAACGGTTTGTCTATGTATTCGACGGACACGATCCCGATGCCGTCGCCACCGCGCGCGCTCAATGGAAAGCTGCGAAAGCCGCGGGATGCGCCGTCACGTATTGGCAGCAGTCGCAAACCGGGCGCTGGGAACAGAAAGCCTGA
- a CDS encoding 23S rRNA (adenine(2030)-N(6))-methyltransferase RlmJ — translation MNYHHDYHAGNFADVLKHVILARVLTYMKQKPRPFRVIDTHGGAGRYDLAGTEASKTGEWQDGIARLIDAELPSPAAELLSPYLETVRAMNGAELRYYPGSPLIARHLMRPEDVLIANELNPADFARLKDELRRFKSTTVLNIDAWHAVKSLLPPKERRGLVLIDPPFEERSEFADLATAVGEAMARFASGTYVIWYPLKDEAAADRFVATATSRSGLEFLDVRLAVMKSFAGLGLTASGVLVINPPYTLRAELETIMPVLKDQLAEGSGASFELRSAVQ, via the coding sequence ATGAACTACCACCACGACTATCACGCCGGTAACTTCGCCGATGTCTTGAAGCACGTCATTCTGGCGCGCGTCCTGACGTACATGAAGCAGAAGCCGCGGCCGTTTCGCGTCATCGATACGCATGGTGGCGCTGGGCGCTACGATCTCGCCGGAACGGAAGCCAGCAAGACCGGCGAATGGCAGGACGGCATCGCCCGCCTGATCGATGCAGAGCTTCCTTCGCCCGCAGCCGAATTGTTGTCGCCCTACCTCGAAACGGTTCGCGCAATGAATGGCGCTGAACTTCGATATTATCCGGGAAGCCCGCTTATCGCGCGCCATCTGATGCGCCCCGAGGACGTGTTGATCGCGAACGAACTCAACCCCGCCGATTTCGCGCGGCTTAAGGACGAGCTTCGCCGCTTCAAATCGACGACGGTACTCAACATCGATGCCTGGCACGCGGTGAAGTCGTTGCTGCCGCCGAAGGAACGGCGTGGTCTCGTTCTGATCGATCCGCCGTTCGAAGAGCGAAGCGAGTTCGCCGACCTGGCAACCGCCGTCGGCGAGGCCATGGCGCGCTTTGCTTCGGGCACCTACGTCATCTGGTATCCCTTGAAAGACGAAGCGGCGGCGGATCGCTTCGTGGCAACGGCTACGTCGCGTTCCGGCCTCGAATTCCTCGATGTCAGGCTGGCTGTCATGAAGTCGTTTGCGGGCCTTGGGCTGACGGCCTCCGGCGTTCTGGTGATCAACCCGCCCTATACGCTTCGAGCAGAACTCGAAACGATCATGCCCGTGCTGAAAGATCAGCTGGCGGAGGGTTCCGGTGCCAGCTTTGAGTTGCGCTCCGCCGTTCAATAA
- a CDS encoding cold-shock protein, producing MRQTGTVKFYNSQKGYGFIKPDAGGNDVFVHVTAVERSGIGELNEGMRISFETEPDKRGKGPKAVDLQRAG from the coding sequence ATGCGCCAGACAGGTACCGTTAAATTTTATAATTCCCAGAAGGGCTACGGCTTCATCAAGCCGGACGCAGGGGGCAATGACGTTTTTGTACATGTAACTGCAGTTGAGCGATCCGGCATCGGTGAGCTCAATGAGGGGATGCGAATTTCATTTGAGACCGAGCCCGACAAACGCGGCAAAGGTCCGAAGGCCGTCGATCTCCAAAGAGCCGGCTGA
- a CDS encoding PleD family two-component system response regulator, translating into MLHCFVIDDSEIIRKYTRLIFENLGFRVSEADSPIAAMERLRSEAPDYILLDWRMPGSNSLELLGKIRALPLSVRPYIIYLVTENDPHEIQRALTHGADNFLLKPFNRQIVEMKLLEIQTAA; encoded by the coding sequence ATGCTCCACTGCTTCGTCATCGATGATTCAGAGATCATCAGAAAATACACTCGGCTGATCTTCGAGAACTTGGGCTTTCGCGTCAGTGAAGCCGACAGCCCCATCGCGGCGATGGAGCGGCTGAGGTCGGAAGCGCCCGATTATATCCTGCTCGATTGGCGCATGCCGGGCTCGAATAGTTTAGAGCTTCTCGGGAAAATACGCGCCTTGCCGCTCAGCGTTCGGCCTTACATCATTTATCTGGTCACGGAAAACGATCCGCACGAAATCCAGCGAGCACTCACACACGGTGCCGACAATTTCCTCTTGAAACCGTTCAATCGGCAGATCGTCGAAATGAAGCTTCTCGAAATTCAAACCGCCGCTTGA
- a CDS encoding histidine phosphotransferase family protein, with amino-acid sequence MNQRVPPSDLELAAMISSKICHDIINPVGAIFNGLEILDEEDDEQAKSYALNVIRNVTEQASARLEFARFAFGAAGSAGSMIDLATAEKISRGFVSITQGKHKLIWRGAPGLVAKDKVKLLLNLIASAVTALPRGGEIDVSIGGSFEQPTFLIRCKGTAARPPQYLTDFVAGKPLALDAITIQAYYTWRIAPSAGMRLEILKDGADILLVAKPAG; translated from the coding sequence ATGAACCAGCGCGTTCCGCCGTCAGATCTTGAACTCGCCGCAATGATCTCGAGCAAGATCTGTCACGACATCATCAATCCGGTCGGCGCTATCTTCAACGGACTGGAAATCCTTGACGAGGAGGACGACGAACAGGCGAAAAGCTACGCGCTGAACGTCATTCGCAACGTAACGGAGCAGGCCTCCGCGCGGTTGGAATTTGCGCGCTTCGCTTTCGGTGCCGCCGGATCGGCCGGCAGCATGATCGACCTCGCCACTGCGGAAAAGATTTCGCGCGGCTTCGTCAGCATCACGCAGGGCAAGCACAAGCTGATCTGGCGCGGCGCTCCAGGCCTCGTCGCCAAGGACAAGGTGAAGCTGCTTCTCAATCTCATCGCCTCTGCCGTGACGGCTTTGCCGCGCGGAGGTGAGATCGATGTTTCGATCGGCGGCTCGTTCGAGCAGCCGACGTTCCTTATCCGTTGCAAGGGCACGGCTGCGCGGCCGCCGCAATATCTGACGGATTTCGTCGCCGGCAAGCCGCTGGCGCTCGATGCGATCACAATCCAGGCCTACTACACGTGGCGCATTGCGCCGTCGGCTGGCATGCGGCTCGAGATCCTGAAGGACGGCGCGGACATTCTTCTCGTCGCGAAACCAGCGGGCTAA
- a CDS encoding 3'(2'),5'-bisphosphate nucleotidase CysQ encodes MSPIDVNDHDALIAALLPAVRTAGRLEMAHFTNGVKFEQKADRSPVTVADQEAEDVLLAALAQVAPDVPVVAEEQIAAGGVCEYAKLFFLVDALDGTRLFIRGKPEFSINIALVEDGKTRFGLIYLPPSERLFVTRSDGASYEARLSQQEETPFAALKFKRLATRKPDPAALVAFNSRGTGNASSSLLTTLKVQDARPLGSSMKFCLIAAGEGDLYARFGETYEWDTAAGQAILEAAGGTVAKIDGTQLTYGHFERGYRNPYFVAWGRQPLWRGGEAGMPAPSA; translated from the coding sequence ATGTCGCCAATCGACGTCAACGATCACGATGCTCTGATCGCTGCCTTGCTCCCGGCTGTTCGCACGGCCGGACGGCTTGAGATGGCGCATTTCACCAACGGCGTAAAGTTCGAACAGAAAGCCGACAGGTCACCCGTAACGGTCGCCGATCAAGAGGCCGAGGACGTTCTTCTGGCGGCGCTCGCTCAAGTTGCGCCTGATGTGCCTGTCGTGGCCGAAGAGCAAATCGCAGCAGGCGGCGTCTGCGAATATGCCAAGCTCTTCTTCCTTGTCGACGCGCTTGACGGAACGCGGCTGTTCATTCGCGGCAAGCCCGAGTTTTCGATCAACATTGCTCTCGTCGAAGACGGAAAGACGCGATTTGGCTTGATCTATCTGCCTCCGTCCGAACGGCTGTTTGTGACGAGGTCGGATGGCGCGTCCTACGAGGCTCGCCTTTCTCAGCAAGAAGAAACGCCTTTCGCCGCGTTGAAGTTCAAACGTCTGGCGACACGCAAGCCTGATCCGGCTGCGCTGGTCGCCTTCAATAGCCGCGGCACCGGGAACGCCAGCTCCAGCCTCCTGACGACGCTCAAGGTGCAGGACGCAAGGCCGCTCGGCTCGTCCATGAAATTCTGCCTGATCGCAGCAGGCGAGGGCGATCTCTACGCGCGATTTGGCGAAACATACGAATGGGATACGGCCGCCGGCCAAGCAATCCTCGAGGCCGCGGGCGGCACGGTCGCGAAAATCGACGGAACGCAGTTGACCTACGGGCATTTCGAGCGCGGCTATCGCAACCCCTATTTCGTCGCCTGGGGACGCCAGCCATTGTGGCGCGGCGGTGAGGCCGGAATGCCCGCGCCAAGCGCATAG
- a CDS encoding DUF1134 domain-containing protein: MRRRGFDRTTRIKGAAYASIFSLAACFFVGGSTADAQDDAYRPPADTYTGQSGVDSYRTAPPPPPDNNYAPPPRNSAGGDPYGPYNGPRDQGGDPGGYGAPYAPPPESAGRGYEPGPPERDTYSEDEIIRAGNHFFGKVSGGLASAVEWAFQKAGRPNGYILGEDAAGAFVAGLAYGEGTLYTKDAGSFRVYWQGPSVGYDFGADGSKVMTLVYNLRDPNDIFDRFGGVEGSAYLVGGVSVQFQKSGHVSLAPIRAGVGLRLGANVGYLKYTRSPTWNPF, translated from the coding sequence ATGCGGCGCCGCGGCTTCGATAGAACAACGCGAATAAAAGGTGCGGCCTACGCATCGATCTTCAGCTTAGCTGCGTGCTTTTTCGTCGGAGGCTCGACCGCCGACGCGCAGGATGACGCCTATCGGCCGCCGGCGGACACTTACACCGGCCAAAGCGGCGTCGACTCATACCGCACAGCTCCGCCGCCGCCACCGGACAACAACTACGCCCCGCCGCCGCGAAACTCCGCAGGCGGAGATCCCTATGGCCCCTACAACGGTCCGCGTGATCAGGGTGGCGATCCCGGCGGCTACGGCGCGCCTTACGCGCCGCCTCCCGAAAGCGCAGGCCGCGGCTACGAGCCCGGTCCTCCCGAGCGAGACACATATTCGGAAGATGAAATCATCCGTGCCGGGAACCACTTCTTCGGCAAGGTCAGCGGTGGACTGGCGTCAGCCGTCGAATGGGCCTTCCAGAAGGCCGGCAGGCCCAATGGCTACATCCTGGGAGAGGACGCAGCCGGCGCCTTCGTTGCCGGTCTGGCTTATGGCGAGGGCACCCTTTACACGAAGGACGCCGGTTCCTTCCGGGTCTACTGGCAAGGTCCTTCGGTCGGCTATGATTTTGGCGCCGACGGCTCTAAAGTCATGACGCTGGTTTATAACCTCCGAGACCCAAACGACATTTTTGATCGTTTCGGTGGCGTCGAGGGAAGTGCCTACCTCGTAGGCGGCGTTAGCGTACAGTTCCAGAAGTCCGGCCACGTCTCCTTAGCCCCAATTAGGGCTGGAGTAGGCCTTCGGCTGGGTGCCAATGTCGGCTATTTGAAGTATACAAGGAGCCCAACCTGGAACCCATTCTGA